One segment of Opitutaceae bacterium DNA contains the following:
- a CDS encoding transporter substrate-binding domain-containing protein, translating into MNPVLRLISLLLLAILAPSLNAASPEAGRKLVIGTHEAPPFAMKSGDGRWSGLSIELWQEVAAKLGLDYEWRELEDPEALVGEVEAGRVDASVAAITVTAERAEKVDFTQPYFNAGLGIVVPAKRESGWLGTARAFLSLSFLKVVGALTLVLLGAGFGVWIFERRRNSGDFGGTAAQGLGSAFWWAAVTMTTVGYGDKAPRTLGGRLIALVWMFTSVIIISTFTAQITSSLTLNRLSSAVHGPADLPRIVVATVGESAANEYLNENHVRTVDASSVERMLAAISEGTAQAGVYDAPILQYLLLSHPSLQLLPGTFEHRGYAIALPQQSPLRKRIDIALLEVIQGAAWKARLKRTLGTPL; encoded by the coding sequence GCCGCTTCCCCGGAAGCTGGGAGAAAGCTGGTCATTGGGACGCATGAGGCGCCTCCGTTTGCAATGAAGTCTGGCGACGGCAGGTGGAGCGGCCTCAGCATTGAGCTGTGGCAGGAGGTGGCGGCGAAACTCGGCCTCGACTACGAATGGCGGGAGCTGGAGGACCCCGAGGCGCTGGTGGGTGAAGTGGAGGCCGGCAGGGTCGACGCCTCCGTGGCGGCGATCACAGTGACGGCGGAGCGCGCGGAGAAAGTCGATTTCACCCAGCCGTATTTCAATGCCGGTCTGGGCATTGTCGTGCCTGCCAAGCGTGAGAGCGGCTGGCTCGGGACGGCGCGCGCATTCCTCTCGCTGAGTTTCCTGAAGGTTGTCGGTGCTCTGACGCTGGTGCTGCTCGGGGCCGGATTTGGCGTCTGGATTTTTGAGCGTCGCCGAAACTCGGGAGACTTTGGGGGAACGGCCGCGCAGGGGCTGGGCTCCGCCTTCTGGTGGGCCGCCGTGACGATGACGACCGTGGGTTACGGCGACAAGGCCCCGCGAACGCTTGGCGGCCGCTTGATCGCGCTCGTCTGGATGTTTACGAGCGTGATCATCATCTCGACATTCACGGCGCAGATCACGTCGTCGCTGACCCTGAACCGGCTTTCCAGCGCAGTGCACGGTCCGGCCGATCTGCCGCGCATCGTTGTGGCGACGGTCGGGGAGTCGGCGGCGAACGAGTACCTCAACGAAAACCACGTGCGCACGGTTGACGCGAGCAGTGTCGAGCGCATGCTTGCCGCGATTTCGGAGGGAACCGCCCAGGCCGGCGTCTATGATGCGCCCATCCTGCAGTATCTGCTGCTCAGCCATCCCTCGCTGCAATTGCTCCCAGGAACGTTCGAACATCGCGGTTATGCGATCGCGCTGCCACAGCAGAGTCCCTTGCGGAAGCGCATCGATATCGCCTTGCTTGAAGTGATACAGGGCGCGGCATGGAAGGCGCGTTTGAAGCGGACGCTTGGCACGCCGCTGTGA
- a CDS encoding undecaprenyl-diphosphate phosphatase → MERAASPLAAPKDTHLRARDAVILGLVEGMTEFLPISSTGHLIIANHCLGLEGQEPLRDASGGIRWYKRPSSKNPSGEPLTQKLAADTFIVVIQVGAIAAVVLLYWEKILGMLFGMLGRNGPGIRLLRNVILAFAPVAAAGFYLGSWIDRHLFSIGAVVAALISGAVLMFFAERWRRSSAHATDSRKEPHDLTSLEALGIGLMQCLALWPGTSRSMVTMVGGYFCGLTPARAAEFSFLVGLPTLAGAAVYKGFQAGPAMVEVFGWPPLVLGTAVATASSALAVRFLVRYLARHGLALFAVYRLILAAVLAGWFLT, encoded by the coding sequence ATGGAGCGAGCCGCCTCCCCCTTGGCCGCGCCCAAGGACACGCATCTCCGCGCCCGCGATGCCGTGATTTTGGGCCTGGTGGAAGGCATGACCGAATTTCTCCCCATCTCATCGACGGGACATCTCATCATCGCCAACCACTGCCTTGGACTTGAGGGGCAGGAGCCTCTGAGGGACGCCAGCGGCGGGATTCGATGGTACAAGCGTCCTTCGTCGAAAAACCCATCGGGGGAGCCTCTGACCCAGAAGCTCGCCGCCGACACTTTCATCGTTGTGATTCAGGTCGGAGCGATCGCTGCGGTGGTTCTGCTCTATTGGGAAAAAATCCTCGGCATGCTGTTCGGCATGCTCGGGCGGAATGGCCCGGGCATCCGCCTGCTTCGCAATGTGATCCTCGCGTTCGCGCCCGTGGCCGCCGCGGGTTTCTATCTCGGAAGTTGGATCGACCGGCACCTTTTTTCCATCGGCGCCGTTGTGGCGGCGTTGATCAGCGGTGCGGTCCTGATGTTTTTCGCCGAACGCTGGCGCCGCTCGTCCGCACACGCCACAGACAGCCGAAAGGAGCCTCACGATCTCACCAGCCTTGAGGCCCTCGGCATCGGCCTGATGCAATGCCTGGCGCTCTGGCCGGGCACGAGCCGTTCAATGGTCACAATGGTGGGTGGATACTTCTGCGGACTCACCCCGGCGCGGGCCGCCGAATTCAGTTTCCTGGTGGGCCTTCCTACGCTTGCAGGTGCAGCCGTCTACAAGGGTTTTCAGGCCGGTCCCGCCATGGTCGAGGTCTTTGGCTGGCCACCGCTCGTCCTGGGCACCGCTGTTGCAACAGCATCCTCCGCGCTCGCCGTGCGTTTTCTCGTGCGCTACCTGGCCCGCCATGGCCTCGCCCTTTTTGCTGTCTATCGCCTGATCCTGGCCGCTGTGCTCGCGGGATGGTTCCTGACTTGA
- the trpD gene encoding anthranilate phosphoribosyltransferase, whose protein sequence is MALEVLTRKLVAGNELLPAEVDLAAASLTEDVVPEADKVEFLAALSRKGETAAEVAAFARNFRARAIDPGVAAWAGGAIDIVGTGGDHAGGFNISSMVVLVLASAGVVVMKHGNRGITSKCGSADLLSGLGVRLDASPETLRRALDELGYVFFFAPGYHPAFKHIAPVRQTLAARGLRSVFNILGPLLNPGRPAHILLGVFSEAWVSTLADVLEILGTEAGLAVHGVLGEGRGIDELTTASSNRVRGVGRLRSIDGWWQPDELGFARSEFDGLRGGDVTENLGIIDSILAGRGPAALVDTIVLNAATALWIVGRVPSIRDGTAIARDLLLGGDVRRKISATREFYQSS, encoded by the coding sequence ATGGCGCTCGAAGTCCTCACTCGCAAACTTGTTGCCGGAAATGAACTGTTGCCGGCGGAGGTGGATCTGGCTGCGGCGTCATTGACGGAGGATGTCGTTCCGGAAGCGGACAAGGTGGAGTTTCTCGCGGCGCTTTCCCGGAAAGGTGAAACGGCTGCGGAGGTGGCGGCGTTTGCGCGCAATTTTCGCGCTCGTGCCATCGATCCGGGCGTGGCGGCGTGGGCTGGCGGGGCGATCGATATTGTGGGAACGGGCGGCGATCACGCGGGCGGCTTCAATATCTCCAGCATGGTTGTGCTGGTCCTGGCTTCGGCCGGAGTGGTCGTCATGAAGCACGGCAATCGCGGCATCACCTCGAAATGCGGAAGCGCCGACTTGCTTTCCGGCCTGGGAGTCAGGCTGGATGCGTCGCCCGAGACCCTGCGCCGCGCGCTCGATGAGCTTGGGTATGTCTTCTTTTTTGCGCCCGGCTATCATCCCGCGTTCAAACACATCGCACCGGTGCGCCAGACGCTGGCCGCGCGGGGACTGAGAAGCGTCTTCAACATACTCGGCCCCCTGCTGAATCCGGGGCGGCCGGCGCACATTCTGCTTGGGGTGTTCTCGGAGGCCTGGGTGTCCACCCTTGCCGATGTGCTGGAGATCCTTGGCACGGAGGCGGGGCTCGCCGTCCACGGTGTCCTCGGTGAGGGGAGGGGGATAGACGAGCTCACCACCGCAAGTTCCAACCGCGTTCGCGGCGTGGGGCGGCTTCGTTCCATCGACGGTTGGTGGCAGCCGGATGAACTGGGGTTCGCACGATCGGAGTTCGACGGACTTCGCGGCGGGGATGTAACCGAGAATCTTGGCATCATCGATTCAATCCTCGCCGGGAGGGGACCTGCGGCGCTGGTGGACACCATCGTGCTCAACGCCGCCACCGCGCTGTGGATTGTCGGCCGGGTGCCGTCGATTCGTGACGGCACGGCCATTGCGCGTGACCTGCTGCTGGGTGGAGATGTGAGGCGGAAGATCTCCGCGACCCGTGAATTTTATCAGTCTTCATGA
- a CDS encoding phosphoglucosamine mutase, protein MKRIYFGTDGVRGPYGGPVINEAFATRLGIAAGRWAGGVGTAYVGRDTRASGASLVEAVARGLRASGLDVISLGVLPTPGVARRVRDHDGVLGVMITASHNPAGDNGIKFFGRRGIKLSDADEALIEEHLPPEGRAVSDNGLLPSSDGVADYITAVTAMLPAGSLAGWRIVLDTANGSTVSTSPVVLRALGAEVVGIGNAPDGSNINAGVGSEHPGALVQAVKSCGAWLGIAHDGDGDRCVVCDETGDVLDGDELLTILATHALSKGALPNCEMVITVQSNMGVDAAIRAAGGKVARTSVGDRYVVERMLADGALLGGESSGHVVCADVSPSGDGLVAAMRVLAVMRDTGRPLSELRRVLKKFPQGTRNLVVAEKRPLETCPTLSSAAAQLESELGESGRVLVRYSGTEPKLRLLVEASDDSVVTKGLDRLEAAARHDLKVI, encoded by the coding sequence ATGAAGCGCATCTATTTTGGCACGGACGGAGTGCGTGGACCCTATGGGGGGCCGGTCATCAATGAGGCGTTCGCCACGAGGCTCGGCATTGCGGCTGGCCGTTGGGCGGGTGGCGTGGGAACCGCGTATGTCGGTCGCGACACCCGGGCCTCCGGTGCCTCGCTCGTGGAGGCCGTGGCGCGCGGCCTGCGGGCATCCGGACTCGACGTGATCTCATTGGGAGTGCTGCCGACCCCGGGGGTGGCGAGACGCGTGCGCGATCATGACGGGGTTCTGGGTGTGATGATCACGGCGTCGCACAATCCCGCCGGCGACAATGGCATCAAGTTTTTCGGTCGCAGGGGAATCAAGCTGTCCGATGCCGATGAGGCGTTGATTGAGGAGCACCTCCCGCCGGAGGGCCGGGCGGTTTCGGACAACGGACTTCTGCCGTCGAGCGATGGAGTCGCGGACTACATCACCGCGGTGACAGCGATGCTGCCGGCTGGTTCGCTCGCAGGATGGAGGATCGTGCTTGATACTGCGAACGGCTCCACGGTTTCGACGAGTCCCGTAGTACTGCGCGCTCTGGGAGCGGAAGTCGTTGGGATCGGCAATGCTCCCGATGGCTCGAACATCAACGCCGGCGTTGGCAGCGAGCATCCGGGCGCGCTTGTCCAGGCTGTGAAGTCGTGTGGCGCCTGGCTTGGCATCGCGCATGACGGCGATGGGGACCGTTGCGTGGTCTGCGACGAAACGGGCGATGTGCTCGACGGCGACGAACTGCTCACGATTCTGGCGACGCACGCGCTGTCGAAGGGAGCCCTGCCGAACTGCGAAATGGTGATCACCGTGCAGAGCAACATGGGCGTTGATGCCGCGATCCGTGCAGCTGGCGGCAAAGTGGCCCGGACAAGCGTGGGCGATCGCTATGTCGTGGAGCGCATGCTGGCGGACGGTGCGCTGCTTGGGGGTGAGTCCAGCGGCCATGTCGTGTGCGCCGATGTCTCCCCATCAGGCGACGGCCTTGTCGCCGCCATGCGTGTGCTCGCGGTGATGCGTGACACGGGGCGGCCGCTCTCGGAGCTTCGCAGGGTTCTCAAGAAGTTTCCGCAGGGCACGCGCAATCTTGTTGTTGCGGAAAAGCGGCCCTTGGAAACATGTCCCACGCTTTCCTCCGCAGCGGCACAACTGGAGTCCGAGCTTGGAGAAAGCGGCCGGGTGCTGGTGCGCTATTCGGGCACCGAACCCAAGCTCCGCCTTCTGGTCGAGGCGTCGGATGACTCCGTGGTAACAAAGGGGCTGGACCGGCTCGAAGCGGCGGCGCGTCATGACCTGAAAGTCATTTAG
- a CDS encoding phosphoribosylanthranilate isomerase gives MIEGIQLKICGLTSLVDACHADHAGADYLGFILYPKSPRCVSLPQFAAMRGRLPDGRRTVAVMVEPADADLASAMAEGFDRVQIHFRADHPLDRLEAWSGRVGPERLWLAPKLPPAIDVADAWLPLADTFLLDSYDESQFGGSGRAGDWAKFRRHQMRHGQKTWILAGGIGPGNVAAALEASGARVVDMNSGVEVSPGIKDHAKIDRAALAIRSARRSKTR, from the coding sequence ATGATCGAGGGCATACAACTCAAGATTTGCGGTCTCACCTCGCTCGTGGACGCCTGCCATGCCGATCATGCGGGCGCGGACTATCTCGGATTCATTCTCTATCCCAAGTCACCGCGCTGCGTGTCGCTGCCCCAGTTTGCCGCAATGAGGGGGCGGTTGCCGGACGGCCGGCGAACAGTGGCGGTGATGGTTGAGCCGGCGGATGCGGATCTGGCCTCGGCCATGGCGGAGGGATTCGATCGCGTTCAAATCCACTTTCGCGCCGATCATCCCCTTGATCGCCTTGAAGCCTGGAGCGGGCGGGTCGGACCGGAAAGGTTGTGGCTGGCTCCCAAACTCCCTCCGGCGATTGATGTTGCGGACGCCTGGCTGCCGCTTGCCGACACGTTTCTCCTCGATTCCTATGACGAGAGCCAGTTTGGAGGATCTGGAAGGGCGGGAGACTGGGCGAAGTTTCGACGGCATCAGATGCGCCACGGTCAGAAGACGTGGATCCTCGCCGGAGGCATCGGTCCGGGGAATGTGGCCGCCGCGCTCGAGGCGTCTGGCGCACGGGTGGTCGACATGAACAGCGGGGTGGAGGTCTCCCCCGGAATCAAGGATCACGCAAAGATCGACCGTGCGGCGCTGGCCATCCGGAGCGCGCGCCGTTCCAAAACAAGGTAG
- a CDS encoding beta-propeller fold lactonase family protein, which produces MLRSPPGHWRRLLLVLCMVATAAGQGAARATSTSGTLLVANKGTRSLSVVDVAKGGQIAAIAEDAVTGHEVIASPDGRFAYVPIFGNSGVGKPGTDGQLIRVMDLTRNEIAATIDFGRGVRPHCAQIHPKTGLLYVTTEIENSVTLIDPKSLEIIGSIPTGHPESHMLAISHDGRRGYTANVGSGTISVLDLEKRSLVTTIQAAARVQRVTVSPDDRWVVTADQTKLRLVVIDAKTSAVSASIPLPGLGYGTAFTRDGRWLLVALPSLKQLGFIDWANRRVVATVDVPKAPQSVLLEPGDARAFVSCDSSAQIAVVDVARRVVEKLIPVGAGADGLAWAVTPVP; this is translated from the coding sequence ATGTTGCGATCCCCACCTGGCCATTGGCGTCGTCTGCTGCTTGTCTTGTGCATGGTTGCGACAGCGGCCGGGCAGGGCGCCGCCAGGGCGACTTCCACAAGCGGAACACTGCTTGTCGCAAACAAGGGCACTCGGAGTCTTTCGGTGGTTGATGTTGCGAAGGGCGGACAGATCGCCGCAATTGCGGAGGACGCCGTGACCGGGCATGAAGTGATAGCTTCACCGGACGGGCGATTCGCTTATGTTCCGATCTTTGGCAATTCCGGCGTGGGCAAGCCGGGGACGGACGGTCAGTTGATCCGCGTGATGGACCTGACTCGAAACGAGATCGCGGCGACGATCGACTTTGGGCGCGGTGTTCGTCCGCATTGCGCGCAGATTCATCCGAAGACGGGGCTGCTCTATGTGACCACCGAGATTGAAAACTCCGTCACCCTCATCGATCCGAAGTCGCTTGAAATCATCGGATCCATCCCCACGGGCCATCCCGAATCGCACATGCTGGCGATCTCGCATGACGGGAGGCGTGGCTACACGGCGAACGTGGGGTCCGGAACGATTTCGGTCCTCGATCTTGAGAAGCGCTCGCTTGTCACGACGATTCAGGCAGCAGCCCGTGTTCAGCGGGTGACTGTTTCACCGGATGACCGGTGGGTCGTGACGGCGGACCAGACCAAGCTCAGGCTCGTTGTCATTGACGCAAAGACCAGCGCCGTCAGCGCATCGATCCCGCTGCCAGGCCTGGGGTACGGCACGGCGTTCACCCGCGATGGCCGGTGGCTTCTGGTTGCCCTCCCGTCGCTGAAACAGCTTGGCTTCATCGACTGGGCGAACCGGCGTGTCGTTGCGACGGTCGACGTTCCCAAGGCGCCTCAGAGCGTCCTGCTTGAACCCGGGGATGCGCGGGCGTTCGTGTCGTGCGACTCCAGCGCCCAGATAGCGGTCGTCGATGTGGCGCGGCGTGTCGTTGAAAAGTTGATACCCGTCGGCGCCGGTGCGGACGGTCTGGCCTGGGCGGTCACGCCTGTCCCGTGA